The Chloroherpetonaceae bacterium genome includes a region encoding these proteins:
- a CDS encoding CoA-binding protein — translation MTTIEILKSLKTLAVVGLSDNPTRTSYLVSKYMLEAGYKIIPINPNANSVFGIQSYPSLSDMPPHLKQEPILVNVFRKSEDVPPIVDEAIAIGAKGIWLQLGITHQTAIEKAKSAGLVTVQNRCIMVEHQYL, via the coding sequence ATGACCACGATTGAAATATTAAAAAGCCTTAAAACCCTTGCTGTAGTTGGTCTTTCCGATAACCCGACAAGAACGAGTTATCTTGTTTCAAAGTATATGCTTGAAGCAGGATATAAAATTATTCCAATTAATCCCAATGCAAATTCGGTGTTTGGAATTCAATCCTATCCCTCATTGAGCGACATGCCGCCTCATCTCAAGCAAGAGCCAATTCTCGTAAATGTATTTCGAAAGTCTGAAGATGTTCCTCCAATTGTTGATGAAGCCATTGCAATTGGCGCAAAAGGAATTTGGCTGCAATTGGGAATCACTCACCAAACTGCTATTGAAAAAGCTAAGTCTGCGGGGCTAGTCACTGTTCAAAATCGATGTATTATGGTTGAGCATCAGTACCTTTAA
- a CDS encoding DUF4177 domain-containing protein, whose protein sequence is MAFQYEYKFVPIKQKWTGSPKENYLSMIEDMGRQGWRFISLMGPERAISLGFTEPTLVFEKVR, encoded by the coding sequence ATGGCATTTCAGTATGAATATAAATTTGTACCGATCAAACAAAAATGGACTGGTTCACCAAAAGAGAACTACTTATCGATGATTGAAGATATGGGACGGCAAGGGTGGCGATTTATATCATTAATGGGGCCTGAGCGTGCAATTTCATTAGGCTTCACAGAGCCTACCCTTGTTTTCGAAAAGGTGCGTTGA
- the amrB gene encoding AmmeMemoRadiSam system protein B, giving the protein MSMQNSSLAMPFETASPMFNAPISKTSRPAVFAGDLYPADPVVLTSQIDAALEVAAKDTPSKPQGKVRVMIMPYGPFQHSLSVLAKGYQRLSGERYDTVVLISPSVNPFNKLAISGYGFFDTPLGKVEINDFIRNEYCDEDDDFFISEDGVPKGSSIEIQLPFLIRTIGQQSPFTIVPILVGNQSIDLCNETASVTSEILQGRNALVIAINNFFTPNANHPEIEQAVEMLTDLNYGALLRFAGIHQKEFGSGLGVMAVAARVAHEMSAKNFELIEKKGIAELGQTYLAGTFSR; this is encoded by the coding sequence ATGTCGATGCAAAATTCATCTTTGGCGATGCCATTTGAAACCGCTTCACCAATGTTTAACGCACCAATTTCTAAAACATCAAGACCGGCTGTGTTTGCAGGTGATCTTTATCCTGCTGATCCGGTTGTACTTACTTCGCAAATTGACGCTGCACTAGAAGTTGCAGCAAAAGATACGCCAAGTAAACCTCAGGGTAAAGTTCGAGTGATGATCATGCCTTACGGGCCATTTCAACATTCATTGTCAGTTTTAGCTAAAGGCTATCAGAGGCTCTCCGGCGAGCGCTATGACACCGTGGTTCTTATCAGTCCCTCTGTAAATCCATTTAACAAACTCGCCATTTCGGGATACGGCTTTTTTGATACTCCTCTTGGTAAGGTTGAAATCAATGATTTTATTCGAAATGAGTATTGCGATGAAGACGACGATTTTTTTATTTCAGAAGACGGTGTTCCTAAAGGGAGTTCTATTGAGATTCAACTCCCGTTCTTAATTAGAACGATAGGCCAACAGTCCCCATTTACAATTGTTCCCATCCTAGTGGGTAATCAATCCATTGACCTTTGCAATGAAACAGCCTCTGTTACATCAGAAATCCTACAAGGCAGAAACGCATTGGTGATTGCGATTAATAACTTCTTTACTCCCAACGCCAATCACCCCGAAATTGAACAGGCTGTGGAAATGCTCACTGATTTAAACTATGGGGCATTGCTTCGATTTGCCGGAATTCATCAAAAGGAATTCGGTTCAGGGCTAGGGGTAATGGCTGTTGCTGCTCGTGTAGCTCATGAAATGAGTGCCAAAAATTTTGAATTAATTGAGAAAAAAGGAATCGCTGAACTTGGTCAAACCTATTTGGCCGGGACATTCAGCCGGTGA
- a CDS encoding DNA-binding protein — protein MAEKQASEKGGEKKAFVLRLNASVLKEIEAWASDEFRSVNGQIEYLLNKALDENRRKKKPSK, from the coding sequence ATGGCTGAAAAACAGGCTTCGGAAAAGGGGGGTGAAAAAAAGGCCTTCGTGCTTCGGCTGAACGCCTCTGTCCTCAAGGAGATTGAGGCTTGGGCTTCGGATGAATTTCGCAGTGTTAATGGTCAAATCGAGTATCTTTTGAATAAAGCACTCGATGAAAATCGTCGAAAGAAAAAGCCATCAAAATAG
- a CDS encoding ATP-binding protein: MNHLYELKLESNPQEVHRVEALIKQISAEHHFSQAFLYDVMLLVTEATNNAILHGNKCNPTKNAFLKCLIKDDELFIEVKDEGSGFDPNNLPDPLAEENLLKPSGRGVFLMRQFSQEVNYSFSESGTTLKIKVPIQRS, translated from the coding sequence ATGAATCATCTTTATGAATTAAAGCTTGAAAGCAATCCGCAGGAAGTTCACCGAGTTGAGGCTTTAATTAAACAAATATCGGCAGAACATCACTTCAGTCAAGCTTTCCTATATGATGTCATGCTCCTTGTAACGGAGGCGACAAATAACGCCATTCTTCACGGCAACAAATGCAACCCCACCAAAAATGCTTTTTTGAAATGTTTGATTAAAGACGACGAGCTTTTCATTGAAGTGAAAGATGAAGGAAGCGGCTTTGATCCGAATAATCTCCCTGACCCTTTAGCAGAAGAAAATCTACTTAAGCCCTCGGGCCGTGGCGTTTTTCTTATGCGACAATTTTCACAAGAAGTCAATTATAGTTTTTCAGAGTCAGGCACAACCTTAAAAATTAAAGTTCCGATTCAACGCAGTTAA
- a CDS encoding flavin reductase family protein, translated as MEKKHSIDPISISSQDLYKILIGSVLPRPIAWVSSKSKEGINNLAPFSFFTIASVKPPVLCFAPAMKGARPENASVGGPKDTLNNIRDTKEFVVNIVSRSLVEPMNQTSYDYPPDVSEFVETGMSPIPSLKVQPPRVGESLINIECKLFQLIEIGTEPQGGTLILGEIVHLHIDERVITDYKIDMDVLDPIGRLGGLWYSGIKDRFELPRPKAGNPIKSL; from the coding sequence ATGGAAAAAAAGCATTCGATCGACCCTATTTCGATTTCTTCACAAGACCTCTATAAAATTCTTATCGGTTCAGTTTTACCTCGTCCAATTGCTTGGGTATCGAGTAAAAGCAAAGAGGGTATAAACAACTTAGCACCATTTTCCTTTTTTACGATTGCAAGTGTGAAACCTCCTGTTTTATGTTTCGCACCTGCAATGAAAGGGGCTCGCCCCGAAAATGCGAGCGTTGGCGGCCCTAAGGATACTTTAAATAACATTCGAGATACGAAAGAATTTGTTGTGAATATTGTGAGTCGGAGTCTCGTTGAACCAATGAACCAAACGAGTTATGACTATCCTCCGGATGTAAGTGAATTTGTCGAAACCGGTATGTCTCCAATTCCTTCGTTAAAAGTTCAGCCGCCGAGAGTTGGCGAATCCTTGATTAATATTGAGTGTAAACTCTTTCAATTAATTGAAATCGGCACAGAGCCACAGGGCGGGACACTCATCTTGGGGGAAATCGTACACTTGCATATCGATGAAAGGGTCATTACAGATTATAAAATTGATATGGATGTTTTAGATCCCATCGGCCGTTTAGGAGGATTGTGGTATAGTGGCATAAAAGACCGCTTTGAACTTCCACGACCCAAAGCAGGAAATCCAATTAAATCACTTTAA
- a CDS encoding hemolysin family protein: MSELLQLSLIFVAMLSSAFFSGTEIAFITANSIKLEMFERKRLFGSRSAVYFTQNIDKTLTTLLVGNNFANVIISSLMAILLERYFFSQSPITVTTVTALTILFLCEVIPKLGSRALAEYVVLVSAPFLRVVYFTLYPMVRISQGVASSVAQLFGTNSTDVNQFFRKQDLEILIRENATSRGAEGKAETEMFSKALAISEIRVKESMVPRTEIEGIEKGSTMKEVFARFAESGYSRMPVYEESIDKIIGIVTIHDLFTKPKNLEKITKEILFVPETKRSVELLQEFTASGQSIAIVVDEFGGTAGIVTSEDLVEELVGDIQDEFDSDEDVLRALSENTFLISGRVEIDIINERFNLTIPKDDYETLAGYILSKAGKIPQQGEILSIDEFMITIAKANKTKIDMVKLQVLQSRREIKNS; this comes from the coding sequence ATGTCAGAGCTTTTGCAACTTTCTTTGATTTTTGTTGCAATGCTTTCTTCTGCCTTTTTTTCAGGCACTGAAATCGCTTTTATTACCGCCAACTCAATTAAACTCGAAATGTTTGAGCGAAAGCGCCTTTTTGGCTCTCGCTCGGCTGTGTATTTTACTCAAAACATTGATAAAACGCTCACGACGCTTCTTGTCGGAAATAATTTTGCAAATGTGATTATTTCCTCATTAATGGCAATTCTACTTGAGCGATATTTTTTCAGTCAGTCTCCGATTACCGTTACAACAGTTACTGCGCTCACGATTTTATTTTTATGTGAAGTGATTCCTAAACTCGGTTCAAGAGCGTTAGCAGAGTATGTTGTATTGGTTTCCGCACCCTTTCTCAGAGTTGTTTATTTCACTCTATATCCAATGGTGAGAATTTCCCAAGGGGTTGCTTCAAGCGTTGCACAATTGTTTGGTACGAATAGCACAGATGTAAATCAGTTTTTTAGAAAGCAGGATCTTGAAATTTTAATCCGTGAAAACGCCACAAGTCGCGGGGCTGAAGGGAAAGCTGAAACGGAGATGTTTTCGAAAGCCTTAGCGATTTCTGAAATCAGAGTTAAAGAATCGATGGTGCCAAGAACGGAAATTGAAGGAATTGAAAAAGGCTCTACAATGAAAGAAGTCTTTGCGCGATTTGCGGAATCGGGTTATTCACGGATGCCCGTTTATGAGGAAAGCATTGATAAAATTATAGGGATTGTGACCATTCACGATTTATTTACTAAGCCAAAAAATCTTGAAAAGATTACCAAAGAAATTTTATTTGTGCCTGAAACCAAGAGATCTGTTGAGTTGCTACAAGAATTTACAGCAAGTGGTCAAAGTATTGCGATAGTTGTTGATGAATTTGGAGGAACAGCTGGAATTGTCACTTCGGAAGATTTGGTTGAAGAACTCGTAGGAGATATTCAAGATGAATTTGATAGTGACGAAGATGTTTTAAGGGCCTTATCCGAAAATACATTTTTGATTTCCGGTAGGGTAGAAATCGATATTATCAATGAGCGTTTTAACTTGACGATACCTAAAGATGATTATGAAACACTTGCAGGGTACATTTTAAGCAAGGCAGGTAAAATTCCTCAACAAGGAGAAATTCTTTCGATTGATGAGTTCATGATAACAATTGCAAAAGCAAATAAAACGAAAATTGATATGGTAAAATTGCAAGTACTACAATCCCGTCGGGAGATAAAGAATTCATAA
- the purF gene encoding amidophosphoribosyltransferase: protein MCGIFGIYNSKHAALDTFYGLYALQHRGQEGAGIVSASFETNKKQSVFRFHKEFGLVSEVFKDEKVIEQLKGTAAIGHNRYSTTGSGKLKQNIQPFAVNYKSGHLALGHNGNLTNAKQLRHHLTDEGVIFQATSDSEIILHLIARSKGKTILEQIREALLQVQGAYSLAILTDEGLIAARDPKGFRPLALGKKENKDGPPSYIIASETCAFDIISAQYVREIEPGEILLINDETVSNGTFEQEKLPDTPHRARCIFEYVYFSRPDSTIFGESVDKVRRKLGKNLSHESALSPNDDEKYVTVISVPDSSNTAALGYVTESNKHDIASRLELGLIRNHYVGRTFIQPGDLSRELKVRSKYNVVRGVLKDRRIVVVDDSIVRGTTSRMLVQLLREALPKEIHLRISSPPIISPCYYGMDFPTKDKLIANQVGGDVEKIREELGVDTLAYLSHEALLASVPAYEGEEESYCTACFSGRHPLPTNDVTTEKEELEIPITQA from the coding sequence ATGTGTGGAATTTTTGGGATTTATAACTCTAAACACGCGGCTTTAGATACGTTTTACGGGCTTTATGCCTTGCAACATCGCGGGCAAGAAGGGGCAGGTATCGTTTCCGCTTCATTTGAGACAAACAAAAAGCAAAGCGTTTTTCGCTTTCACAAAGAATTTGGTTTGGTTTCAGAAGTGTTTAAGGATGAAAAAGTTATTGAACAATTAAAAGGAACTGCTGCGATAGGTCACAACCGTTACTCTACAACCGGTTCAGGAAAACTCAAGCAAAATATCCAACCTTTTGCGGTCAATTATAAATCAGGTCATTTGGCTCTTGGGCATAATGGAAATTTGACCAATGCTAAGCAACTCAGACATCATCTCACCGATGAAGGGGTAATTTTTCAAGCAACTTCCGATAGCGAAATCATTCTTCATCTTATTGCCCGAAGCAAAGGCAAAACTATTCTTGAACAAATTCGCGAGGCTCTTCTCCAAGTTCAAGGGGCATATTCACTTGCGATCTTAACCGATGAAGGATTAATTGCAGCGAGAGATCCTAAAGGCTTCCGTCCTTTGGCCCTAGGAAAAAAGGAAAACAAGGATGGTCCGCCTTCTTATATTATAGCCAGCGAAACTTGTGCTTTTGATATTATCAGTGCACAGTATGTTCGCGAGATTGAACCCGGAGAAATTCTCTTGATTAATGATGAGACAGTTTCAAACGGAACATTTGAGCAAGAAAAACTTCCTGATACACCTCATCGCGCAAGATGCATTTTTGAATATGTGTATTTCTCAAGGCCTGATAGCACTATTTTCGGAGAGTCTGTGGATAAGGTTCGAAGAAAGCTTGGGAAAAATCTTTCGCATGAATCGGCCTTAAGCCCAAATGACGATGAAAAATATGTTACTGTCATCAGTGTACCCGATTCTTCAAATACCGCAGCACTTGGTTATGTCACTGAAAGCAATAAGCATGATATTGCTTCAAGGCTTGAATTGGGTTTAATTCGCAATCATTATGTTGGTAGAACTTTTATTCAACCCGGAGATTTATCTCGTGAATTGAAGGTTCGCTCGAAGTATAATGTTGTTCGAGGGGTATTAAAAGATCGCCGAATAGTGGTTGTTGATGATTCTATTGTAAGAGGAACCACTTCGCGAATGCTTGTTCAACTTTTGCGAGAAGCACTCCCTAAAGAAATTCATCTTCGTATCAGTTCCCCACCAATCATCAGCCCTTGTTATTATGGAATGGATTTTCCAACCAAGGATAAACTTATTGCAAATCAAGTCGGCGGTGATGTTGAAAAAATTCGGGAAGAACTTGGGGTTGATACTTTGGCCTATCTCTCTCATGAAGCCCTTCTTGCCAGTGTTCCTGCCTACGAAGGTGAAGAAGAAAGTTACTGCACAGCTTGTTTTAGCGGCCGTCATCCTTTGCCAACAAACGATGTTACAACAGAAAAGGAAGAGCTTGAAATTCCAATTACACAAGCGTAA
- a CDS encoding glutathionylspermidine synthase family protein: MAKLQQGNFRIRETAYLDFATQILQNGIINDPWLYGEERFLLDAIILTKHELKSLFEAAESIGSLYHEFTEIILKNPHFLESYFALTPFQKLMWFSSRGEWHAISRLDLFLCQNGQIRCCEMNSDTPSGEAETVLLNELLLHAFPSFENPNADFKSRFLRLVERVSEADVSTPKTIGIIYPTEHTEDLSMILSYEKWLSENGFKVLLGSPYNLSCDKNLNLLLFDTKLDLILRHYKTDWWGERIPIWKDSEDFADPDPLENPLLSIIKAETAGKVKVLNPFGAILTQNKLSMAFFFDFIHLFSSQSQKTIHDFFPLTRSLRVEDLSNYLSEKNDWVLKSVYGCEGAEVIIGKNVTDEIWQETLEKLIPRYWIAQKFFESSTIHSQYPVANFGVYLCGGISSGIFTRLSPSSTDFSAKTAPTYIEKN; the protein is encoded by the coding sequence GTGGCAAAGCTTCAACAAGGGAATTTCAGAATTAGAGAGACCGCCTATCTTGATTTTGCAACTCAAATTTTGCAAAATGGAATTATCAATGACCCTTGGCTTTATGGGGAAGAACGGTTTCTGTTAGATGCAATAATTCTTACGAAACATGAACTTAAATCGCTTTTTGAAGCGGCAGAATCAATTGGTTCTTTGTATCATGAGTTCACAGAGATTATTCTCAAGAATCCTCACTTTTTAGAATCTTATTTCGCCTTAACACCCTTTCAAAAACTGATGTGGTTTTCTTCTCGAGGAGAGTGGCATGCCATTTCAAGACTCGATTTATTTCTATGCCAGAATGGTCAAATTCGGTGTTGTGAGATGAATTCTGATACACCCTCAGGAGAGGCAGAAACCGTTTTACTCAACGAATTGCTGCTTCATGCTTTTCCAAGCTTTGAAAACCCGAATGCCGACTTCAAGAGTCGATTTCTTCGTCTTGTTGAACGCGTTTCAGAAGCCGACGTTTCAACACCTAAAACCATTGGAATAATTTATCCAACAGAACACACTGAGGATCTCTCGATGATTCTTTCTTATGAAAAGTGGCTAAGCGAAAACGGCTTTAAGGTTTTATTGGGATCGCCTTACAATCTTTCCTGTGATAAGAATCTTAATTTGCTTTTGTTTGATACAAAACTTGACCTCATTCTGCGTCATTATAAAACGGATTGGTGGGGCGAGCGGATCCCAATATGGAAAGACAGTGAGGACTTCGCCGACCCTGACCCCTTAGAAAATCCGTTACTTTCAATTATCAAAGCCGAAACCGCTGGAAAGGTAAAAGTTCTCAACCCGTTTGGTGCTATACTGACACAGAATAAGCTCTCGATGGCGTTTTTTTTTGATTTCATTCATCTCTTTTCTTCTCAATCTCAAAAGACCATTCATGATTTTTTTCCGCTCACACGCTCTCTCAGGGTGGAAGATTTATCGAATTATCTTTCTGAAAAAAATGATTGGGTATTAAAATCCGTTTATGGGTGTGAAGGGGCTGAGGTCATTATCGGAAAAAATGTAACAGACGAAATTTGGCAAGAAACTTTAGAGAAACTAATCCCTCGTTATTGGATTGCTCAAAAGTTTTTTGAATCATCGACGATTCACTCACAATACCCTGTCGCTAACTTTGGAGTTTATCTCTGTGGAGGAATTTCTTCAGGAATATTTACGAGGCTTTCTCCAAGTTCAACCGATTTCAGTGCGAAAACTGCCCCAACTTATATTGAAAAAAATTAA
- the pdxH gene encoding pyridoxamine 5'-phosphate oxidase, with amino-acid sequence MMSFVREKIAEIRKDYSLKSLSKEDLAHNPYEQFQTWFSEAIKSEILEPNAMTLSTASKDGIPSSRVVLLKGFDERGFVFYTNYNSKKGQELAQNPNASLNFFWKELERQVIISGVVERVSPEESDEYFKSRPLPSRLGAWASAQSEVIENSLSLIKKFKDFEMRYFLGDVPRPPHWGGFRVIPNSIEFWQGRPSRLHDRFRYTHHSTGWRIDQLSP; translated from the coding sequence ATGATGTCTTTTGTTCGAGAAAAAATCGCTGAAATCAGAAAGGACTACTCACTAAAATCGCTTTCAAAAGAAGATTTGGCTCACAACCCTTATGAGCAATTTCAAACTTGGTTTTCTGAAGCGATAAAAAGTGAAATTTTAGAACCCAATGCAATGACACTTTCCACTGCAAGTAAAGATGGAATCCCCTCTTCACGCGTGGTACTTTTGAAAGGCTTTGATGAACGAGGATTTGTGTTTTATACCAATTACAACAGTAAGAAAGGTCAAGAACTCGCTCAAAACCCGAATGCATCACTGAATTTTTTTTGGAAAGAATTGGAAAGACAAGTCATAATTAGCGGTGTGGTTGAACGGGTTAGTCCAGAGGAATCGGATGAATACTTTAAATCAAGACCGTTGCCAAGCAGGCTTGGGGCTTGGGCTTCAGCACAAAGCGAAGTGATTGAAAATAGTCTGTCACTAATCAAAAAATTCAAAGATTTTGAAATGCGCTATTTTTTGGGAGATGTTCCGAGACCGCCCCATTGGGGCGGGTTTCGAGTCATTCCAAATTCAATTGAATTTTGGCAAGGTAGACCAAGCAGACTTCATGACCGGTTTCGATATACCCATCACTCAACCGGATGGCGCATAGATCAACTTTCGCCTTAA
- a CDS encoding MGMT family protein produces MNDSDSYYAKVHHLVRTIPYGKVSTYGTIAEKLGSRISARMVGYALHQAAGSDVPCHRVVNRYGALTGKIHFSHPNLMKDLLLKEGVRFKDDDTVDLQQHFYDFRVVSKTSRNTSLKKKKK; encoded by the coding sequence ATGAACGATTCCGATTCTTACTACGCCAAAGTTCATCACCTTGTTCGCACAATTCCTTATGGTAAAGTAAGTACTTACGGAACAATCGCTGAAAAGCTTGGCAGCCGAATTTCTGCCCGAATGGTTGGATATGCACTACATCAAGCTGCTGGAAGTGATGTCCCTTGCCACAGAGTCGTTAATCGATACGGGGCGCTCACCGGAAAAATTCATTTTAGCCATCCAAACCTTATGAAAGACTTGCTTTTGAAAGAAGGGGTTCGCTTCAAGGATGATGATACAGTGGATCTTCAACAGCATTTTTATGATTTTCGAGTCGTTTCGAAAACATCACGCAATACTTCTTTAAAGAAGAAAAAAAAGTAA
- a CDS encoding SPFH domain-containing protein — MTPDKKKEFMKETLAMPSSGYGMLIAVLALFGVGISLLLMRLFLPGILILLLAIVLLFGFIIVNPNEATVLILFGSYIGTVKHNGFFWVNPFLSKKEISLRAKNLNGPHLKVNDKVGNPIEIAAVIVWQVQETARASFEVDDYNNYIATQSEAALRHLASTLPYDNFNDDSELTLRGGADKVNKLLEAELSERLDRAGVTVIEARISHLAYAPEIAGAMLQRQQATAVVAARKQIVEGAVGMVEMALEKLSEKKVVELDEERKSAMVSNLLVVLCGERNVQPIVNTGTLYH, encoded by the coding sequence ATGACACCTGATAAGAAAAAGGAATTTATGAAAGAGACCTTGGCAATGCCGAGTTCCGGTTACGGAATGCTCATCGCTGTACTTGCGCTCTTTGGGGTTGGAATTTCTCTCTTGTTGATGAGGCTTTTTTTACCGGGCATTCTCATTCTTTTACTTGCGATCGTTCTTCTTTTTGGGTTTATCATTGTGAACCCTAATGAAGCTACAGTATTAATTCTATTTGGAAGTTATATCGGTACAGTAAAGCACAACGGATTTTTTTGGGTGAATCCATTTTTAAGCAAAAAGGAAATTTCTCTTCGGGCAAAGAACTTAAATGGTCCACATTTGAAGGTCAATGATAAGGTAGGAAATCCGATTGAAATTGCGGCAGTCATTGTATGGCAAGTTCAAGAAACCGCCCGCGCATCGTTCGAAGTTGATGATTATAATAATTACATCGCAACACAAAGCGAAGCTGCTTTGCGTCACTTAGCGAGCACTTTACCTTACGATAATTTTAATGATGACTCCGAGCTCACGCTTCGCGGAGGAGCTGATAAAGTCAATAAACTTTTAGAAGCAGAACTTTCAGAACGATTGGATCGAGCCGGTGTAACGGTTATAGAGGCAAGAATCAGCCACTTGGCTTATGCGCCAGAAATTGCCGGTGCAATGCTTCAAAGGCAACAGGCAACGGCAGTCGTGGCTGCTCGAAAGCAAATTGTTGAAGGTGCTGTTGGAATGGTCGAGATGGCTTTGGAAAAATTGAGCGAAAAGAAAGTGGTTGAATTGGATGAAGAACGAAAATCTGCAATGGTCAGTAATTTGTTGGTCGTTTTGTGCGGTGAGCGAAATGTTCAGCCAATTGTCAATACAGGAACGCTTTATCATTAA
- a CDS encoding NAD(P)/FAD-dependent oxidoreductase: MNQSADVIIIGAGVGGLTVSALLQHAGLHTLTFEQHTIAGGSASLFRKKGYTFDAGASMFYGFGKNETSGTLNLHTRIFNRLGLNVRTVFDPVQIHYHLPDGFEVSSHYDREKFLAELISRFPNEASGIRDFYDELEKVFDIISAFPAGSLEDPSHILKLALRFPKKVVMLAYYTMFSMGGVARRYIKNEELLKFIDMECESWALQDASSTPFVNAGICLADRHHGGINYPIGSSGVIAETLVKGIEKYGGRVRFSTPVEEVLIEKGKAIGVKLQNGEVHYAKVIVSNATIWDTFGRLVKEKKYHIDESKFEISPSWFQLHLGVDASIFPEGFHVHHIIAEDWKNYRQLGGTIRVSAPSLLDRTCAPEGKHVLHAFTTSTVDQWKKRFPKDPDYEAEKEKESEILIERLEKTILPNLSKAIEKKYIATPLTHKRYLKRHLGSYGPLLKKGQIVLQKPQNSTPVKNLFAVGDSCFPGQGVIAVTYSGVSCSQLIAKKMGVKFEYL; this comes from the coding sequence ATGAATCAATCAGCAGATGTAATCATTATTGGGGCAGGAGTTGGCGGGTTAACCGTATCAGCCCTTTTGCAACATGCCGGTTTGCATACACTCACCTTCGAGCAACATACAATTGCCGGTGGAAGCGCGTCGCTTTTTAGAAAGAAGGGTTATACATTCGACGCAGGCGCCTCTATGTTTTATGGTTTTGGAAAAAATGAAACCAGCGGAACCTTAAACCTGCATACGAGAATTTTTAATCGCTTAGGTTTAAATGTTCGAACGGTTTTTGACCCCGTACAAATTCATTATCATTTGCCGGATGGATTTGAAGTAAGTTCTCATTACGATCGCGAAAAGTTTCTTGCTGAACTTATTTCTCGCTTCCCGAATGAAGCCTCAGGGATTCGCGACTTTTATGATGAACTTGAAAAGGTCTTCGACATTATTAGCGCCTTTCCCGCAGGTTCTTTGGAAGACCCAAGTCATATATTGAAATTAGCACTGCGGTTTCCAAAAAAAGTTGTAATGCTTGCTTATTACACGATGTTTTCAATGGGTGGGGTCGCTCGCCGCTATATCAAAAATGAGGAATTGCTGAAATTTATCGATATGGAGTGTGAATCGTGGGCTTTACAAGATGCAAGTTCAACGCCTTTTGTCAATGCTGGAATTTGCCTTGCTGACCGGCATCACGGCGGTATTAATTACCCCATTGGAAGTTCCGGAGTTATTGCTGAAACGCTTGTCAAAGGAATTGAAAAATATGGGGGAAGGGTTCGATTTTCAACGCCTGTTGAAGAAGTTCTAATTGAAAAGGGGAAAGCGATTGGAGTGAAACTTCAAAACGGCGAAGTTCACTATGCGAAAGTAATTGTTAGCAACGCCACGATTTGGGATACTTTTGGAAGACTCGTGAAAGAAAAAAAGTATCACATCGACGAATCAAAATTTGAGATTTCTCCCAGTTGGTTTCAACTTCATTTGGGCGTTGATGCGTCGATTTTTCCGGAAGGATTTCATGTTCATCATATCATCGCGGAAGATTGGAAAAATTACCGTCAGTTGGGCGGAACAATCAGAGTGTCAGCACCCTCACTACTCGATAGAACTTGCGCTCCCGAAGGAAAACATGTCCTTCATGCATTTACAACCAGTACCGTAGATCAATGGAAAAAAAGATTTCCAAAAGACCCTGACTATGAGGCTGAAAAAGAGAAAGAGTCGGAAATTCTAATAGAAAGACTAGAAAAAACAATTTTGCCTAACCTTTCTAAAGCAATTGAAAAAAAATATATCGCAACACCTTTAACACACAAACGGTATTTAAAACGGCATTTAGGTTCGTATGGACCATTATTAAAAAAGGGACAAATTGTGTTACAAAAACCTCAAAATTCGACGCCGGTTAAAAATCTTTTTGCCGTAGGTGATAGCTGCTTTCCGGGACAGGGCGTGATAGCAGTTACTTATTCAGGGGTTTCCTGTTCACAATTGATTGCAAAAAAAATGGGGGTAAAATTTGAGTATCTATGA